The genomic window taataatatattaaatttattggaaagagaaagtgtgtgaaaaaaataagaatttattggtggattaaaattagagtataatagaaagataaagtGTAAAAATATACTTTCTTAATTTGATGTTACTATTTTAAATGGACACTAAAAAAACGGATGGActttgttaagcataccaaaaatagaaataaaagaaaaactttaatGTTGATAAGATAAGTTTTTACAATTTCAATGTATTAAATGCAGAAGTTCAAAGatagaattttcttatttatatgcTTAGTCAGTGTCCCGGagacactatttaacatttttcttttaaataaaagccgtacattttacatttatataagccatttcattttttttaataaactatgATTAGTGCTCAGTACGCAATTTATGTGAAAAATTTGAAGTTGCTCACCGTCAAAATAATTCACGTTGCTCACtatgaattttaataataaaccatacttattttaataaaaatatcaatttttattatgaatttaaaaaaaaaaccatgatttttagaaaatgaaatttcaactaatacaaattaaaagaaaaataacttatttttaatatcatatactactaatttttttattcaagtcCTAGGTAAAATTCAAGTCCGGGTTCAATTCTTGAGTTGAATATGCAACATCACTACAAAATTTGAaggattaaattttttacatttgTGCGCAGGTGATACTTGATTTTatgtttaaagaaaaaaaagatttttattggaGAGCTATATggttagggttgggaacaggccagacATTGATAGGCATGAgtctggcctacgatttttcttcaggcctgagtctggcctaccgcctatcaaatgttattttttttttgcctgaCCTGAGCCTTTTTAAAGTCTGGTCTGACTTTGCAGCCtatttaaaagtctgtgttacataaaggcctctatatagtctttttaaataggctaaacaagCCTTAAAAGattatttcacatttaaatttatatgatttctacaacattaagaaaaagttaataaaatgattagcacagtaattaaaagctaataaaataacaaatacgagaGATGAAGGTAGGGTTTCTAATTTCTATTTGTGTGCTGCGTGAAATATTATGTCtggataatatattttttctttgtcaaaaaaatataaataataatattatataaataataattattaaataggTCAAGCCAGACTTACACAGGCCTGGCCGAAGGCGTCTGTAGGCCGCTTGACCTATTCTCAACCCTAGATACGGTGACTAGATTAACTTTTTGTTAAGTAGGATgtgaaaaaattaacaatattccGGTTGGCCTAATCTATTTTAGGTAATGAATTAGTAATTCGGAATGACataaatattgtaaaatattattatgagattgagATACATTCGGtggaaacaaaattaataaagaatgtcaacaaattcaattctcttaaaaaaaGATGTCACCAAATCTGCATATTTACAAGATCAATAATGTAAtccctttaaaaaaaatcaatattgcAGCATAtctgtaataaataaaaataaagaagattTACAGTTAATTTGGAGTCTACAAAATTTGAGAGATTGACTTTTACATTACGCGATGATATATCatttatgttataaaaaaaaaagagatagagAATACGGCGAccagattaatttttttagtaggagacaacaaaattaacaatattcCGTTGGCCTAACCGATTTTAGGTAATGAATTAGTAATTTTGAGTGAAATATATATTGtaaatattattatgaaataCATTCGGCggaaacaaaattaataaagaatgCCACCAaattctctttaaaaaaaaaaaatcaccactCACCAAATCTTCATATTTACAGCATCAATAATGTAATcccttaataaaaaatcaaaatattgtAACATATcctttataaaaattaaaaggaacTTAATGATCattactaaaattaaaatttcagtATATAAAAGGAATATAATGCCTCCAAAGTACAAACATGTCTCAACCAATGGAGCCTTTACCAGCTACTGAAATTAGTCCAAAGTTGGGATTGATGCATCAAGATACTGCCGGAAAACATGTTTACGAGTCTTCTCCGACGGCTCTTACTCTTAAGTTTAAAAAACACCTAGATTCAATTCCTTCAACGATGTCTCTCAACAATATCTTTGTCCGATTTGGGCCTCTAATTAAATGGAAGACTGAACGGCTAGAGAAGACTAAACGTGCAAAAATTGTTTTCCAAAGACGTTGCGACGCAGAAGATGCTTTTAGTAGTGTTGAGTTGAATAGCATATTTGGAGATTCACTTCAAAGTTTCCGCCTCAAGATTCTGCCTAATACACTAAAGAAAGGCACAGGaaagagaggaagaaaaaggaaaaatcaaacaagtttCGATCAGGATGTAGTTGCAGATTGTTGCACCACGCATTGATCCTTCTTCTACCTCAAGTTCTtggttttatttcttttaatcaataaatcttaatattgttaatttttatgtcGATTATTTATAGACATTCTTAGTTTTAGCTAGTATTTTGATAATTGTGTTCCATGAGTTATCAATGTCTCTCGTATTAGAACTTGAGCCGTTTATTGTATGATTGTGAAAGATATATACTATATAGCTTAGTATCTTTCTATGAGGCTCAACCATCATCGCTGgtctattctttttttttttttttttttttttcatttgggtctgtttggttcaactgAGAGGGAGGGGAGGGATTTTAATGGAAGGAAGGGGAAGGGAGGTGAAGggaggtaattttttttacatataacatgtttggttcaaaagaagtgaggtgaGGTGAGGGAGAGtcattttaattacaaatatgtttggttcacaggaggaggggggggggggagaTTTTATAACTAAATTACATTTATATCCTTATAATCTTACAACCACACATAATCCTTATAATCTTCGACACTATCAGAAATCAAATCATATGTTAGATACTCATCTCACCATGGCAAGCCGTGGACATGGACTTTATTTACTTTGCTCCAGGCAAGCCATGGCCAGCACGCAATGccacataataataatagtagtagcAAAAGAAAAACGAATGCGGAAAAGCTACATCATCGATTGGCTTATACCCATAATACAAAATagagtaaaataaataacaaaaaaaaataatgaaatgaagggctgaagcataaaaaaaaaatcaaagattcTAGCAAACATATTTCTAGAAAATTCACCCAGGCTGGGACGAAAGCAATTTATATAGGTAAACAATAATAGAGATAACCTAATTTTAAAAaggataattttgaaatttaaaaataaaattgaggatAATTTAGGAATTGTAATCATAAAATCTTTcattccctcccctcccctccaaatccccccaatttggggggaagcaaaaagtggtctttggagggattttgctcacctcccctcccctcctcttCCCtcttaaaaattgaaccaaacacaatttttttaaaatattccctcacctcgcctcccctccaaaacccctgaaccaaacagaccctagtCTAgcggttatatatatatatatatatatatatatatggtttacAATGAACTGGGGGTCGAACCCAAGAtctataacatactactcaaacccctcaccactagaccaaacctagtggcttaatttcatatatattttaaggtAATAGGGTTTGACCTCCGGTTCCTACATCCTTACAATAACACATGTGGAAGGATAGTCGATTTAGGGACCAAGATTCATTATTGTTTAAACACATCAACACTAGCCGAGGAGGAGTTAGCTTGGGGACCCATGGAACCGACCTTTAGCCAATCACGTGCGTCCAATAATGAGAAGAAAGTCGGGTCACTGAATCCAATGTGGTGCCGATGATTTCTTGAGAAGGTACAATCCTAAACACAAAACACAATGAAGGAAAGTCTCTTCCTAGcggtcggggttcgaatccaGATACTCCCactatttcattttaaaaagtgaaattcgtCACTAggttacttaacaaaaaaaattgctaaAAGAATAAGTGACAATGACATCATTCACATGTGTTATtgtgtttttaaaatataaaaataaaatggaaaatgGGTATAAATCAACAGGGGTATAATTTCATTGTATATACCTCCGGtgttatatataagaaaaaaagagtaaaCCGCCACTTTTGTCCCTGAAAGTGTCACTCGCTGTCATAATAGTCCCTGAATcaataaaaaacatttaaagGTCCCTGATTTGAACCTCTGTTAGTCAAAACAGTCCCTAACGTTATTTTTCTGTCTGTTTATGATGATCTGACACAAACTTTGATACATTGGACTGATATGttgcaattttttattcaaattctcAGCCATCTATGCAAGGATCAAATTGAcaattgaaaatcaattttttttttaaataaaaacaaatacacTAAAGATGAACAAACacaaatcttcatcttcttcatcaaccATCATTATAGTGTCAAACCCATATTCTTAAAACACATaccgaaaaaagaaaaagaaaagagaaacaTAATACCCATTTCAATAAATGAAGACAATAAATAATTGAAGCACCACATTCAACCTATAATCttagaacaaaacaaaaatcaattatttttcatcaacaatcaaACTTGCACATGAAAGTAACTCATTTTCCCAAACTCAACTACTACGGAAAACCAGATCCAGCAACTTTCCGGAGAACCCCAACTGTTTTCATCCAAACTTCATTCCTTAACAAGTTAGTAGATTTTTGAGCGGCTTCATGTATGCTTACCACCCGAAGTGCTGTTGTTATTGTGGTGATTTTTCTGGTATTTTGTGTCAATTACGTTTACAAGTTAACAAATTTGTATTTTCCAGATTTGGATGACTATATTATTTTTCCAGTTTTGTAGATAGTTGGTATGAATTTTATTgtgttttattattatcttttttaaaaattaatgtaaaagACAAGTGGacataaaaaattcaacaaattattaaaatattagagTCAACATGCCACATCAGCATGTTCTAAGGTACATCATCATAAGTTAACGGAAGTTTAACAttttggactaaattgactaactGAATTAACATTCAGGGACTCTTTTTTAATTTTCGATGATTCAGGGACTTGTTTGACGGCGAGTGACACTTTCAGGGACGAAAGTGACTGTTtactcaagaaaaaaaatttaatttttagattcatcaaaaagttgatgtatttagattaaaatgttgtccagatacattaactttataataaatataaaaatcaaattttttcttatatacaaGAAATATTTTGTAACATTTGTGGATTGATTATTACCACCCCACGCCACCCCACGCCACCCCAATCCAATTACACATATTCCAATATTCAAGAAAAACAGCAAAACGAGCATTGCATAATTCCAATATTCAAAACCGCGAAACCgcatttttccttcttttcaaaAACTACTTGTATTGTATTCTTCTCACACAACTGAAAATCCTCAATTCCAAATACACATCAAACCGAAAATGACAATCTCCAAAACTGACGACGATTCTTTCACAAACATTAACAACGACGATCATCGACGTCTCAGTCTCATCGACATTTCTTCCGCCGACGATTCTCTCATCGCCAATCCCTTCCACCATAATCATTCATCAggtctcttttctttctttctttctttctttctgaaCTTCATTATACATTTTTGGAATTTCATTATCTTCACACGCTgccattgttcttcttcttcttcttcttcttcttcttcttcttcttcttcttcttcttcttcttgtttctTTAGGTAAATTTTTCACTCCAAATTCCAAAGACGAATTCCACGATGCTGCTACTAAAATCAACGAGTGGGAGCGGGAATCTCGCCCAAATGAGATTCAAAACAACAAGATTAATATGCGCCAGAGCTTAGCTTGGGATACTGCATTTTTTACAAGTCCCGGTActttacttattattattattatttagaaATTATTCTTTAGAgacttttaaaaataagtataaaCCTTGATTGAAAAAACATTCAAGTTGAAAATTACGCATGTTGAAATAGTTTTTCCATTAATATGGTTGAAAAAGCATAGACTCCATAAATTATGGGCATGTTTGTTTAAGctttataaaaaatgattttttctgacaaaaatcttttgaagaaaatctaaagctatttttcgtttgtttacaattataaaaatctatttttttagaaaatgatttacaaaaaaatagattttgaaaaaagttattgaaaatagtttttcactttgaagaaaaaaatgatttttgaaaaaatctgaaacaaacacaagtaaaataataaaaaaatgatttttttttatttaagctgaaaaatctgaaacaaacatgcCTATGTTTTGTTCTCTCTtctattaaaaatgattttcttcaaAAGGAAATCAACATAGCTAtttcattttcaagaaaatgatttttgaaaatagcTTACAATTAAGCATAATTAGAAcatcaaaaatgatttttaatccttATTATCACAATTGATGTTATACTTGTTATTGcaattattactattttgtGTTATTCAGTTCAAGAGAATAAGAGTCATGTATGCTCAGGTGTTTTGGACCCTGAGGAGTTGAGTAGTATGATAGGTAGTGTTGAGAAGGCTGACAAGCGCGCATCATCATTACCGGCGATTCAAGAGGATGTGCATGGTTCATGTGAGTCTATCTCTACCTCTAGAAGCAACGATAGCTTAACTCAGGAGAGTCTAGAGGATGTTGATTTGTTTCAGGATGTAAGAGCTTCGATTCAGAACTTTGGCAGGATGTCTGATTTGGCAAGGGCAAACAGAAATGTTCCATCTAGGTTTCAAGCTGGTGGCTGTAAGTCTTCATCTGCACCTAGTACTTAGTTGGTATTGATCAACTGCGGTTGGCATCCTTGCAATctatttatctatttatttttgtttgtatgtcCAAGTCTTGAACTGTGAAGATAAATATAGCATGGGTTTACAGAGCTAGATAGATTGGTTTTAGTAGATTTTTCTCCAAGGAGGATCTTTTGTGCTTTATGCTTTCGCAGTTTGGCTGCCTCAATCTCTACCGGCTAATTTAATGTGAAGACCAAATTGAGAAGGACCAATCCgaaatttttaattaagttgcGGGACTTTTGGaataatttttacttttcctATAAAAACAATCATCTCCAAACCCAAACTGAATGATGCAAGTCAAGGAAGCTTCTACTTCTATCTTCACATTAAATTGACCgcgttaattattattatagttgCAATGACATGAAGTGACTTTTATTATCTTTTATCTTGCCCTGTCACTTTCTGATGAGATAAAAGCAATTAGATTGAGtcttatttaatttactctGCCTATATTCTAATGTTGCACTGATTTATCTTACATTAGTCATATTAAGTTTTTCCTTCTGCTCCTTTCAGCTTTGACAGCGGTTGGCATGGCTTCTTGTAAGGTAAATGGATTAGTTAACCGTAACTGTTTTGTTGTAGTAGTTTGGTGTAATTGAAAAACTGTTGTAATAACTCTGGGTTTTGGATGAAGTCTCCAAGCTCCAAGAGTCCTAGTGCAGGCATGCAAGGCACACAGAAGTTACCAAAGAAGAATCCTATTACTCCACACCTTTCACGGGTAAGCAAATAAAGAAATGTTTCAGAAGAATTTGTGTTTATGTACTTATGATAGCTGATGCATTTGCTTGGGAGACAATAGCCACTTCGTATATCAGGAAATTGAATTTTAGTCACTTCATATCTTTCAttctatgtttatttttttcaaagaaaccTGTTGCTAGAAGGGAAGAGCCATGTATTTCAAAACAACCAAAGACGCTAGGAAATTCTAGTCCAAGttcaacaatatcatccaataGAAGTTCCCTTGGCGATCTTCATGTCAAAAGCGAAAAGGACGGGGCAAATAAAAACAATTGCGGTTAGAATTTGCTTCAAGCGTGATTCTTTTTTCGTCTTCTTTTGTTATAGAGGTTGTCTTGTTCTCAATTGTTGTTCGCTTCAATTTTTTTGGGCATTTTCAGGCAAGGTAAATTCTGTGATGAACACAACTACAACTGTCATTAAgggttctcaagttaacaagcTTAAACCTATCACATCATCCAAATCCCCGTTAGGTCCATCAGTtgctacaaaaacaaaatcatcaatATCTCCATCTTCAAGCAGCAACTTATCCCATAATATTAGCAAATCAAAATTGATTtccttgaaaagaacaaaaaagtCACCCTCTTCTTGCTCAGTTATCAGAACACCGCCAAGAATTGCTTCGAGAGATAAAATTGGGTCTAGCAATTCTAGTCTTTCAGGCTTGGTGTCTGCCACCAAGTTCTCTCCTTGTATTTCGCCTGCTAAATCTACAAGTGATTGGTCATCAGAGTCATCGTCATCATCTTCTATGACTAAATTTAGGTTTAACAGTTCAAGCACTACCTTTCACAGTATCTCTAACAGAAAGCACTTACCAGAGAATGGTGCtcaacatatttcaaattctaaaatatctCCGAGTAGTTCAAGCATGGAAGGGAAGGAGACTAGGGATGCTAGATCCATCGGTCAGTGTGTAAGGACTGCTGCTGCAGGAATGGTTCTTACCCCCTCTCCCAAGAAACCTTTAGGCCTACGGCAACCATCACCCAAGATTGGCTTCTTTGAAGGAGTGAGTGTTATTTttgtgataaatatatttaggAACTGATTTTGTCTGTGTAATGTTGTTCATGGACATGTTATCAAACTTTGTATGAAGTAAGCCACGTAGCTTAAAAGCAATGTACTGGTTTAGCGGAGTGGAATACATGTTTCTGGAATAGTGTTTTCCCCTCAATTGTTTTCTTCATCACTAGTACATCTCATCTGTAtcattatgttatgttatgtagGTGAAATCATCAGTCCGCACTCCACACAAGGAGATGAAACTACAGACTATAATGCCACAAGGTAGGGTCAGTCCTTCCGAAGGCCAAAACAAAGCGAAGCTTGGAAAGCTGCAATCACCAAGATCAATCATACCAACTAAAAACAAAGAGTTTGTTAACCAGCAAGCTTTGCATCCAGTTCCTCTTAATCAATCATCAGATGTTAAGACCTTTATGGCTTTACCTCATGCCAAAAGCTCCGCTGTTGCACCTGTGGATGTTCCACAACCATCACCCAAGATTGGCTTCTTTGAAGGGGTCAGTGttgtttttttgtgatttcaccTATATATTTAGGTGCTAATTTTGTCTGTGTAATGTTCATGGACATGTTATCAAACTTTGCATCACGAAATTATGAATTAAGCCACATAGCTTAAAAGCAATGTATTGGTTTTGCCGAGTGGAATACATGTTTCTGGAATGGTGTTTTTTTCATTCCTCGTTGTTTTCTTCATCACTAGTACATCTCATCTGTATCATTATGTTATGTAGGTGAAATCATCAGTCCGCTGTCCACGTGGGGGGATGCAACCACGCACTATTGCGCCACAAGGAAGGGTCAGTCCTTTTGAAGATCAAAACAaagcaaaacttggaaagctgCAATCACCAAGATCAATTATATCAACTAAAAACAAAGAGTTCGTTAACCAGCAATCTTTGCATCCAGTTCCTCTTAATAAATCATCAGATGTGGAGACTTCTATGGCTCTACCTCATGTCGAAAGCTCTGCTGTTGCACCCATGGATGTTCGAAATCAAATGTATCTTAAAGCTGGTGTAGGTAACTTGGATGCCAATAGCACCATAGTCGAAGGGCACATTAGACGTGAACACGATCCAAGTCTTGGCTTTACACAGGGAAATTCTCAGTATGATGATGATCAAGTTGATTGTTTGAGCAGACAAGTTGAACTTATGGATATAAATTTGAAGACACAAACATAGGCTTGACTAATGTTAATGTAGTAATGTTTTCTATAGAATCAGTGAACATTTTGAAGAACCAATGATTAACAAACGCAATCTTCCCAGTCCCAGCGACCAGCAGGCAGTGGCACATATATATTTGAACTAACATCTTATACATTAGAACaaagtggatttttttttccttggaCAAAGAATCAAGTGGGTGatgaaatattaattagtaGCTTAAATGTACATTTAGTCTCCCTATTTTTCTTCATTGAAATGGATTTTGATCTCTCCTTTtcttaatttatgattttaatcctcataatttttaaatttcactCTTTTGGCCGGTTTGTCAAGAGATAATCAATATCTttgaagttttttattttattttatattatatctatgAAGATGTTTGGTACGTGTAGCACTGGCATAGATATATTGATGTGGCAGTTAGATTATTGAATAAAAAGCTTACAAAATATGGATGAAATAAGAATCATTTACCACTATACATATTATTGCAGGCTCACCTTTCCGTTTGCCTATATTGACAGTAGAGTAGTAAACACATGTGTCGCTAGCATTGCTAGTgttgagtgtttttttttttttttgaacaatgcTAGTGTTGAGTGTTAAGTGAAACTTGTCAAATTTTCTAATTAGAGTTAGGGTGCTTTGCTTTTCCCATACATGAGATTTATGTGACAACTTTCGATCATTACCACAGTTCAAAATGTCAATTTTCCGGGTTGAAATATTCATAGTAGTGAATCATCACTGCAAATGTTGAATATAACTTTTCACCTGAGCCACTTAACATGCAAAAAGACCACAGCTAAAGATCCTAATACtaataatccaaaaaaaataaatcctaaTACTGGAAATTTAGGTATGACAAGAGTTTGTAAAACTATATGTTTGGCACAACTAGTCTGGCATCTTATGCTGCCGATTCACACAAGAATGGTACAAGTACAAGCAATCTAAGACCTCCCACATTGTGTGGCTTAGCTCTATCAGCAAAATACTATCTAAGTACTCACTCCGtcacaaaatataagcaaaagtttgtcaacaaaattgaatgtatttggtacaaatctttaaccaaatacatcaagtttcatCGACacgtttttgcttatattttggacgGAGAGAGTATCTCAATGTGTGGCTTAGCTCTATAaacatttttaatattaaaatataataatacatatttATTAATAGATACCATAAAGTTATTAGTGAAATTTATTATAGTGACCCTTTCATAGTAGAGTTTCTTGTGGAGATTATCTGTTTGGAGCGCTTCAAAGTTGGGAATTTTTCTCCCCGTGGGGACGTAGATGGAAGAAAAAATTCTCTGTGGAGTCATCATTATGGTGATCATCTTATTTTCTAGTTTCATTGTTCAAGTAATCCTAAAAGTGCACCAAATACCTACACGGTGTACACGGATCAAGATCCTCTCTAGCTTTTCCTTTCATGTTATCCattatgctatttttttttttttttgttccaaatCCATTATGCTATAATCATGGTCATTCGTTTATCTTTTTCTCTCTATTActatgttcttttttttattttttggggcAATCAAACCTTTGGATTAACAAAAGATCCAAATTTAATCATTGTCTACTCCTCTTATTTTCTTTgatgcaaaataattatatttaaaaaacgcAAAATATATGCAATTTAATGGGTGACTAAAGATGAGTATTAGATATCAATCGAAGTTAGTTCAGTAgtaattgacgctgaacttggtagggaggactgcagttcgatcccccgcaaccgCGATCAAGAGGGGgatggaaccacttgatgccagaactgacccccaaaccagattaaa from Trifolium pratense cultivar HEN17-A07 linkage group LG1, ARS_RC_1.1, whole genome shotgun sequence includes these protein-coding regions:
- the LOC123902290 gene encoding PWWP domain-containing protein 5-like — translated: MSQPMEPLPATEISPKLGLMHQDTAGKHVYESSPTALTLKFKKHLDSIPSTMSLNNIFVRFGPLIKWKTERLEKTKRAKIVFQRRCDAEDAFSSVELNSIFGDSLQSFRLKILPNTLKKGTGKRGRKRKNQTSFDQDVVADCCTTH
- the LOC123894867 gene encoding ankyrin repeat domain-containing protein 17-like; protein product: MTISKTDDDSFTNINNDDHRRLSLIDISSADDSLIANPFHHNHSSGKFFTPNSKDEFHDAATKINEWERESRPNEIQNNKINMRQSLAWDTAFFTSPGVLDPEELSSMIGSVEKADKRASSLPAIQEDVHGSCESISTSRSNDSLTQESLEDVDLFQDVRASIQNFGRMSDLARANRNVPSRFQAGGSLTAVGMASCKSPSSKSPSAGMQGTQKLPKKNPITPHLSRKPVARREEPCISKQPKTLGNSSPSSTISSNRSSLGDLHVKSEKDGANKNNCGKVNSVMNTTTTVIKGSQVNKLKPITSSKSPLGPSVATKTKSSISPSSSSNLSHNISKSKLISLKRTKKSPSSCSVIRTPPRIASRDKIGSSNSSLSGLVSATKFSPCISPAKSTSDWSSESSSSSSMTKFRFNSSSTTFHSISNRKHLPENGAQHISNSKISPSSSSMEGKETRDARSIGQCVRTAAAGMVLTPSPKKPLGLRQPSPKIGFFEGVKSSVRTPHKEMKLQTIMPQGRVSPSEGQNKAKLGKLQSPRSIIPTKNKEFVNQQALHPVPLNQSSDVKTFMALPHAKSSAVAPVDVPQPSPKIGFFEGVKSSVRCPRGGMQPRTIAPQGRVSPFEDQNKAKLGKLQSPRSIISTKNKEFVNQQSLHPVPLNKSSDVETSMALPHVESSAVAPMDVRNQMYLKAGVGNLDANSTIVEGHIRREHDPSLGFTQGNSQYDDDQVDCLSRQVELMDINLKTQT